One Pseudoalteromonas sp. UG3-2 DNA window includes the following coding sequences:
- the lpxL gene encoding LpxL/LpxP family Kdo(2)-lipid IV(A) lauroyl/palmitoleoyl acyltransferase: MVNHSPFKWSFLAPKFWPTWLGVVCLYLISWLPQRLQFSLGKGLGRLVHKYMHKRRHIADVNLKLCFPELNEAQHQQMLRKNMENTGIATLETGMAWWWPEWRVKRVVGSIKGIEHIERAQQQGKGVLLLVPHMLHLEMISRVLGTKIQGVGFYRPHNNPLMEFFMTRGRLRSNEYLVTKRDVKGLLKALGSKRVCYYLPDQDYGRKRAEFVPFFQMPDAATTTGTLLFSGSSRADTLSLHCTRDDKGLYHLAIQPEMADFPSGNDAADVTRVNQRMEQAILCAPEQYMWVHRRFKTRPDENAESVY, from the coding sequence TTGGTAAATCATTCTCCCTTTAAGTGGTCATTCCTGGCCCCGAAATTTTGGCCGACTTGGCTTGGAGTGGTGTGTTTATATCTTATCTCTTGGTTACCACAACGCCTGCAATTCTCATTAGGTAAAGGCTTGGGCCGTTTAGTGCATAAATACATGCATAAGCGCCGCCATATTGCTGATGTTAATTTAAAATTGTGCTTTCCCGAGCTCAATGAGGCGCAGCACCAGCAAATGCTACGCAAAAACATGGAAAACACCGGCATTGCCACCTTAGAAACGGGAATGGCATGGTGGTGGCCCGAGTGGCGCGTCAAACGCGTTGTCGGTTCCATTAAAGGGATTGAGCATATTGAGCGGGCACAACAGCAAGGCAAAGGGGTACTGTTACTGGTCCCTCATATGCTGCATCTAGAAATGATTAGTCGCGTACTTGGCACTAAGATCCAAGGTGTGGGCTTCTACCGCCCACATAATAATCCGTTAATGGAATTCTTTATGACCCGAGGGCGACTGCGTTCCAACGAGTACTTAGTTACGAAACGGGACGTTAAGGGGTTGCTCAAAGCGCTCGGCTCAAAGCGCGTGTGTTATTATTTACCTGATCAAGACTATGGCCGCAAACGCGCCGAGTTCGTGCCCTTTTTTCAAATGCCAGACGCCGCCACCACAACTGGTACTTTATTATTCTCTGGTAGTAGCAGAGCTGATACTTTAAGCTTACACTGTACTAGAGATGATAAAGGGTTGTATCATTTAGCAATACAACCTGAAATGGCGGATTTCCCCAGTGGCAATGATGCCGCAGACGTAACGCGCGTGAACCAGCGAATGGAACAAGCCATTCTATGCGCACCAGAACAGTATATGTGGGTGCACCGCCGTTTTAAAACACGGCCCGATGAAAACGCCGAGTCGGTTTATTAG
- the tolC gene encoding outer membrane channel protein TolC: MKKTILSLVVGLSCSLASSLSHAEDLLQVYDIATANDPTVLKAKAQADAQKYAKDKALGELLPQLGFRMSYSDSNVEGASPQQTDATGYTLNEADTDSFSRSISLSQTIFDMSAWQGLSIAEKVALQASTQYEQQKQALIVRIAEGYFDVLSALDNLEFVQAEKRAIERQLEQTKQRYEVGLTAITDVHEARAQFDRAVANEIVAKNAVETARETLRTITGKYHSKLDKLDTEKFSTVKPNREATDFIEIAKNKNLDLQVAKSAVDIAKDQIDLAQAGHYPTLNLSASYSDSLEDSQGRQHAPRGDNTQIGLTLDVPIYTGGRTVAATEQARANFVASSEDMEAAMRNMTRSVITSYNQVASDVATYRALEQAVVSAESALQATEAGFDVGTRTIVDVLVSTQNLYNAKRNLADIRYRYVLSSLRLKQATGTLTRADLEAINQGLIEG; encoded by the coding sequence ATGAAAAAAACCATCTTATCTCTAGTCGTCGGTTTATCGTGCTCACTCGCGAGCAGCCTATCCCACGCGGAAGACTTGTTGCAAGTATACGATATTGCCACGGCAAACGATCCGACCGTATTAAAGGCGAAAGCCCAAGCAGACGCGCAAAAGTATGCCAAAGACAAAGCGCTAGGGGAATTGCTACCACAGCTAGGCTTTAGAATGAGTTATTCTGACTCAAACGTTGAAGGAGCGTCACCGCAGCAAACGGATGCGACTGGCTATACTTTAAACGAAGCAGATACAGATAGCTTTAGTCGCTCAATTTCACTAAGCCAAACCATTTTTGATATGTCAGCCTGGCAAGGCCTATCAATTGCCGAAAAAGTGGCGCTACAGGCAAGCACGCAATACGAGCAACAAAAACAAGCATTGATCGTACGCATCGCGGAAGGCTATTTCGATGTCTTAAGCGCCTTAGATAACCTTGAATTTGTGCAAGCAGAAAAACGTGCCATTGAGCGCCAGCTAGAGCAAACCAAGCAACGCTACGAAGTGGGTCTAACCGCTATCACTGACGTTCACGAAGCACGCGCTCAGTTTGACCGCGCAGTGGCTAACGAAATCGTAGCGAAAAACGCAGTGGAAACGGCCCGTGAAACACTCAGAACCATTACCGGTAAGTACCACTCAAAGCTAGACAAACTCGACACTGAAAAGTTCTCTACGGTAAAACCAAACCGTGAAGCGACGGATTTTATCGAGATTGCTAAAAACAAAAACCTCGATTTACAGGTGGCGAAATCAGCCGTTGATATTGCCAAAGATCAAATTGATTTGGCCCAAGCCGGCCATTACCCAACCCTGAACCTAAGTGCTAGCTACAGCGATTCACTGGAAGACAGCCAAGGTCGCCAGCATGCTCCTCGTGGCGACAACACACAAATTGGTTTAACCCTTGACGTACCAATCTACACTGGTGGCCGCACTGTTGCAGCAACCGAGCAAGCACGTGCTAATTTTGTTGCCAGCAGCGAAGACATGGAAGCGGCTATGCGCAACATGACGCGTTCGGTGATCACCTCGTACAACCAAGTAGCCTCTGATGTGGCAACCTACCGCGCTTTAGAGCAAGCGGTGGTATCAGCCGAAAGTGCATTGCAAGCAACGGAAGCCGGTTTTGATGTTGGTACACGTACCATCGTTGACGTGTTAGTGAGCACGCAAAACCTCTATAACGCCAAACGTAACCTAGCAGATATCCGTTACCGTTACGTACTGTCTTCACTGCGCTTAAAGCAAGCAACGGGAACCTTAACTCGTGCCGACCTTGAAGCCATCAACCAAGGTCTAATCGAAGGCTAA
- a CDS encoding RHS repeat domain-containing protein, translating into MIIKVMSVFLILLMFPSFAATYKYDNNNRITEATYKDGTVVSYSYDKNGNLLSVTPTESSSGGDDSGESDTGSGDTGGTDSTTPVTPEPQKQESSGGAFGWLNLLLILAFIVIRTRDRVRLKS; encoded by the coding sequence ATGATTATTAAAGTAATGAGTGTTTTTCTTATTTTGCTTATGTTTCCTTCATTTGCGGCAACATACAAATACGACAATAACAACCGTATTACTGAGGCCACCTATAAAGACGGTACTGTAGTCAGTTATTCCTACGATAAAAATGGTAATTTACTCAGTGTAACACCAACTGAAAGTTCATCAGGCGGTGATGATTCCGGTGAGTCTGATACGGGAAGCGGTGATACGGGTGGTACAGACAGCACTACTCCGGTAACACCTGAACCACAAAAACAGGAATCTAGCGGCGGTGCTTTTGGGTGGTTAAATTTACTATTAATATTAGCTTTTATTGTTATTCGAACTCGCGATAGAGTAAGGTTGAAAAGTTAG
- a CDS encoding DUF1249 domain-containing protein, which produces MSQVLSPKQYIQSLPRYITLCERNYLRALKVLPEEVVGEQRVVDLSAARYGITIENVSKYTTDVSIEQLAAITSHLPHFALLVRLYHDAKVAEVIHRDYHRRIKPSYGYPNPDMHQKDEKYQLNAFLADWLMVCLEKGRVHLNWDFDNGLV; this is translated from the coding sequence TTGTCACAGGTATTGAGTCCTAAGCAGTATATTCAATCTCTGCCACGATATATTACGCTATGCGAACGTAATTATTTACGTGCGCTTAAAGTGTTGCCCGAAGAAGTTGTCGGTGAGCAACGTGTGGTCGACTTATCCGCGGCACGTTATGGCATCACCATTGAAAACGTCAGTAAATACACCACCGATGTTAGTATTGAGCAATTAGCAGCAATAACTAGCCACTTACCCCATTTCGCCTTACTGGTTAGGTTGTATCACGACGCCAAAGTGGCAGAAGTCATCCATCGTGATTATCACCGTCGGATCAAGCCTTCCTATGGCTACCCCAACCCCGATATGCATCAAAAAGATGAAAAGTACCAGCTAAATGCCTTTTTGGCGGATTGGTTGATGGTATGTCTTGAAAAAGGTCGTGTGCATTTGAATTGGGATTTTGATAATGGCTTGGTTTAA
- a CDS encoding TcpQ domain-containing protein, which produces MAKKKKNTVSAMWFWVKHLSLGVLLIWAAYYFLFGASKTMNFKETTNVAAQGLSQFYESFRNRMSNRDTDRDKYVIKLDKPTFPIEDALAKRALAVKPSSPNWTGEKQARRFDTGDTLKSVLAQQAKAEGVELFWYLDKDYVVKYNFRLDTDFISALYQVGTAINDDFEFQVYTFFCPRSRAAVITQNPPLYVRENCRKLAG; this is translated from the coding sequence ATGGCTAAAAAAAAGAAAAATACCGTATCTGCAATGTGGTTTTGGGTAAAACACCTTTCACTGGGCGTTTTACTGATTTGGGCTGCCTATTACTTTTTGTTTGGCGCCAGCAAAACCATGAACTTTAAAGAAACCACCAATGTCGCGGCACAAGGCTTATCGCAGTTTTATGAAAGCTTTAGAAACCGCATGTCTAATCGCGACACCGACCGCGATAAGTATGTGATCAAATTAGACAAACCCACCTTCCCCATTGAAGATGCCTTAGCAAAGCGCGCCCTAGCAGTAAAACCGAGTAGCCCTAATTGGACCGGAGAAAAGCAAGCACGACGCTTTGATACTGGTGATACCTTGAAATCGGTATTAGCACAGCAAGCCAAGGCCGAAGGCGTTGAGCTATTTTGGTATTTAGATAAAGACTATGTGGTTAAATATAATTTCCGTCTCGATACCGACTTTATCAGTGCCCTGTACCAGGTTGGTACCGCCATTAATGACGACTTTGAATTTCAGGTGTATACCTTCTTTTGCCCTCGCTCGCGAGCAGCGGTGATCACCCAAAACCCGCCTCTTTATGTTAGAGAGAACTGTCGTAAACTGGCTGGATAA
- a CDS encoding NUDIX domain-containing protein produces the protein MQPLSQFDQHDVNISAVNTVFDGFFTIHQYEFQHALFAGGVSDTVKREILERGHAVAVLPYDPNTDEVLLIEQIRIGALASRQSPWLLECIAGMAEGSEDYQAVARKEAQEEAGLELDKLIYMRSYLSSPGGTTERLYLYLAVTDLSQAKDQGVFGLDDESEDIKVHVLPFSDAMARLESEEIDNAATVISLQWLALNKTQVLTGNEE, from the coding sequence ATGCAGCCCTTGAGCCAATTTGATCAACATGATGTCAATATTAGTGCAGTAAATACCGTGTTTGATGGTTTCTTTACTATCCATCAGTATGAATTTCAACATGCACTATTTGCAGGCGGTGTCTCTGACACCGTAAAACGAGAGATCCTTGAACGTGGTCACGCGGTGGCGGTATTGCCTTACGATCCAAACACTGATGAAGTGTTATTAATAGAGCAAATTCGCATTGGTGCCTTGGCTTCACGACAATCTCCATGGTTACTTGAATGCATCGCCGGCATGGCGGAGGGCAGTGAAGATTATCAAGCCGTAGCGCGAAAAGAGGCGCAAGAAGAAGCCGGGCTTGAGTTGGATAAACTGATTTATATGCGCTCTTATTTGTCCAGCCCAGGTGGCACCACCGAGCGTTTGTATCTTTATCTTGCTGTAACGGATCTATCTCAGGCAAAGGATCAAGGGGTGTTTGGACTGGATGATGAAAGTGAAGACATTAAAGTGCATGTATTGCCTTTTAGTGACGCCATGGCACGGCTAGAAAGTGAGGAAATTGATAACGCTGCCACCGTAATTAGTCTACAATGGTTGGCATTAAATAAAACGCAAGTACTAACGGGGAACGAGGAGTAA